The DNA segment agtgtgcaatagaacaacaAATGAGCTGTAATagtcattgggcacaaggccaagtgtatCAAGTATAGCAGAATGGCCATAGGACataatatcacagaatggcacgaaaTACCATAAATCATAAAATGACATAATactatatgcagtactgctaacagaactctatttgcatgccaacctatccaaaccaatcatactaggcatactagggcatgttataaaatttaattatgtaattctttgCATTTGGTATTtattggttactattcattttactagtcaaccaaaatgttgactttttcatgcaCAATAGGTAAGTTGGTTTTAATAACACCAacctaccacattttgcattctacacATGTTGACATTTGctgtaaattcaatttcaaaactcatttaatattatttcaaattttcagatttcatgccttatgtttactgttccattggccattgctacagtaaaaatttgactaaactctctttatcaaagttgttccttattgtttctactttaattttctttttgaatcactccatttggagtttttttagctcaagttatgctaatttctttaagactgactggattggtatctacccagaatttctaggcagaaatggttctggcagttttgataccctaaCTTTAATTAGCAATTCAGctgggttatgatcagaatttggtttggtgttcttcataaaagttgttctaaattgtctaagatttttattgatataaaattcaggtcaattggacatttctacactgagttatgaccatttgaacaaacactgttcatttagtcattttccaaggaCAGCTTGTGTGTTACTCGGATTGAGGCCATTTTTTGGTCtacttaagttggttttctgggtagggtttcttcataaaaCATGTGGCAAATTGTACtaggtttcatcttcaattgcctcacaccaattggagtaacacaactctacttatgatCATAATTATGTACTAGACTCAAGGTTCAAAAATTCTTGTAAAGAaacaacacttccaatagctCAATTCCATCAACTACCAACTTCAAATTGCAACcaacacacatcaattggtcaaaaATTGACCTCAAAATCCATAATTAAGCATTATAACATCATTCCCCCCAAATTGgttccaaaccctaacttcaaaatcACAATCTCATACTACACATGCAAATTTAACTTACTTTTCATATCTAGCACCTCTCCTAAGTTAGAATTCAAGTTTAAATCTCATTAAACACATCACTACATACCCAATTTTATCAATTCTTCTTGCTATTTCCCATGCTTAGAAATCAAATCCAAGAATTAATCAAGAAAATAATGtagaataagcactaacctttttgaaaccaaacttgagcttgtcaatctcctttatttctccttcaaattgctgcctagaggtgttctaaggtgtgaggatcaaattTAGAGAAGTCAAGTTAGGGCTTTATGGTGATTTAAGGTTGGAATTAAAGCTTGGAGTAGTGTAAAAAtggtgaaattttcttttctctttctctctcttagttcggctgattggggaagatgaagcagatttctttttcatttttttgactcatttatctctttttatttgtttattaaatggttgtctcatggtgattggtggagagtttttaatgacatcataatgatgtcataatttgagttttatttcattttcttttctactcatttttaatttaatttttagcaatatttattcacattttatgtcatataatttatttactcaattggacaagttggtcaaaaattatctctgaaggcgaaatgaccaaaatgtcctctggtttgcttaacagactaaaattgtctgtactaattaAGAAAAttctctaaacattttcttggcattttaatgccatctaaatctcaataactcttctctggagtcccaaaaattaattcACTTGGTTTTCCTATAGGCATAAGGTCGACAAttgtctttacagtcgcttcccattaggtcacccatcaccggagcaccgactcatttaaccttggtGTATTTCATagcttaaatttttctaaatttttcattaccattatttgggttatttatgactcttcactatagtctaaatatagtttcaaacattctagccgtccgaacagacattggtcatcggaacagtagaatgtacggactagctaaagtgagagcATTACAATATACACGGCCCATGTATATTCCTGgctctcttatatatatatattattcatgCTAAAATATCTCTATCTATATGAATGAATTGAATGCAAAGATTAGCAACAGAGTTACTTCCCCGGTTTTGTGTGATTTTCTCTTGCGTGGTTTCGACTTGACGTTTCCACTCCTCCCTTGCTTTTAGTTCCTTACTTTTGTAGAATTTTGATTTGGGGTACCTTCAAAAATTAAAGGACAAAaagtaaaataatgaaaattaaagaaaggtTACAAAAATATTTGGGTTATCTCCCAaggagcgcttgtttatagtcattagctgGACTGTTCTTTAGCTTTATGGTTGAGTTAGAGGGGTTTTGTAGGATTGGGTTAATCCATTCTCAATTGTATCCCTCGAGAAGTATGGCTTTAATCTCTACCCATTGACCTTGAAGGTACCTGAAGTTTCGCTCcatacttctactgctccatgcagGAAGACTTGAGTTACCTTAAAGGGTCCGAACCATCTTGACCTCAACTTTCTTGGGAAGAGTtttaatcttgagttgaacagtaGGACAAGGTCTCCTTCCTTGATTTCTTTCCTTATTATAGACCTGCTGTGCCATCTTTTGGTCTTGTCCTTGAAGATTTTAGCATTCTCATATGCATCCTGcctgatttcttccaactcattgagCTGGAGAAGCCTTTTTTTCACCAGTAGCTTTTACGTCAAAATTTAAggtctgaattgcccagtaggctttgtgttcaagttTGACAGGGAGGTCGCATAATTTTTCATAAACCAGGCGAAAGGGTGTTGTTCCAATGGAAATTTTATATGCAGTGCAGTATGCccacagtgcatcatctaacttcatagaCTAGTCCTTCCTTGAGCGATTGACTGTTTTCTCAAGGATATGTTTCAGCTCCCTGTTTGAAATTTCTACTTGACCAATGGTTTGAGGATGGTaaggtgttgccaccttgtgagtcactccatatttcTTCAATAGTGTTTTAAATTGTtgattgcagaagtgacttcctccatcactgattattgcccttggtgtgccaaatcttgtgaagatgttcttcttaaggaatttTGTGACCACTCTGGTGTATCATTTGTtagtgtggctattgcttctacccattttgacacataatcaacactaaccagaatatacttgtttctaaaggaagatgggaatggacccataaactttattccccacacatcaaatagttctaTTTCAAGTATATCGTGCAGTGGTATTTCATTCCTTCTTAAGATGTTTCcaattctttggcattgatcacaaaccAGCACAAAGGATCTCACCTCCTTAAATAGatttggccagtaaaaccctgcttgcaaaatcTTGGCTGTTATTTTTGTGGTGCCAAAATGTCCTCCTTATGATGATAAATGGCAGTGCTGCAGGCAGAATGTTCTCTATGTCCTCCtccggtatgcatcttcttattagccCATCATTGCATCTCTTATACAGCAAGGATTCTTCCCATGTGTAGAATTACACATCAtgcaggaatttcttcctttgctggtaAGGCATGTTTGGTGGCAATACCCTGAATACAAgataattaacaaagtcagcataccatgggGCTTGGGAGAATGCTAATAATTATTCATCAGGAAATGAGTTATCAATTGGTAAATCCTCAATGTCCCCTATGTTTTCCTGTTTCAGTCTTgagagatggtcagctactacgtttttggatccctttttatccttgatttcaaggtcaaattcttataGGAGTAAGATCCATCGAATTAACCTTGGCTTTGGTTCCTTCTTGTTTAAGAGGTATCGAATGGAAGCATGGTTTgtgtatacaatgacttttgatccaAGTAGGTAGGATATGAATTTATCAATTGCaaataccactgctaggaattcattTTCCTTGGTAGCATAGTTGATTTATGCATCATTGAGTATTTTACTGGCATAATAAATAGCGTGGAGcttcttatctttcctttgtccaagTATTGCTCCAACTACATAGTCACTTGCATCGCACATCACCTCAAATGGCAGCTCCCAGTCAGGTGGTTGCATAATTGGTGCTGAAATCAAAGCTTCTTTGATCCTATTGAAAGAaataaggcaattttcatcaaaatcaaagggaacatcttgacttaacaaattagtcagtggcttagctattttgaaaaaatctttaataaatcttctatagaagccTGTATgttccaaaaagcttcgcactcctttgactgatgttggtggtggcatcttttcaataatttcaattttagccttgtcaacttcaattcctctttctgataccaGGTGCCCAAGAACTATactttcccttaccatgaagtgacaTTTTTTCCAATTTAGAACTAGATTTGATTCTTCACATTTTTGCAACACTttggataaattagctaggcattcATCAacagtagttccatagacagaaaatcatccataaaaacttccataatattttcaatgtaatcagaaaaaatggccatcatgcatttTTGAAAAGTAGCAGGGGAATTACTAAGACaaaaaggcattcttctatatgcaaaggttttataagggcatgtgaatgtggtcttttcctgGTCTTATGGGTGAATAAGAATTTGAAAAAAATCCTGAATACCTATCTAGATAGCAAAAATAGGAATGTTTcactaacctttctaacatttgatctatgaaagggagaggaaaatggtcttttctagtggcactattcaatttcctataatctatgcacatatgccaaccagtgactaccctagtagggattaattcatggtttgcattttgaatgacagttgtcctacccttcttaggcactacatgcactggactaacctatttactattagaaattgagtatataatacctgcatctaatagttttagaatttccttcttaactacttctttcatgtttaggTTAAGTCTCCTTTGATATTTAATAGTGGGTTTGTTGTTTTCCTctataggtatcctatgcatgcaaattgaaggacTAATTTCAtttaggtcttctattttataccctaaaaccttgctatgggtcctaagtATCCTTAATAAATTTTCCTCTTCTACATTTGATAGGCCAGCATTTATAATAAcgggatatttagaatttgagtccaagAATGTGTACCTTAGTGTGGAGGGGAGAAGTTTCAGTTTTACCTATTTGGTGTCTTCTTGTGACTTGCTTTTGGGTTGCTCCTCCTTTAGCTCTTCCACCTGGAAAGCTTGAGCTAAGTGTAGGGATGGTCTAGCTTCTAGAGATTTTACACAAGCTGTAATTTCTATATTTTCATTATCTGCTGTGTGGCTGTGCACtatgcatgcttcaagaggatcttcaaGATGTATTTTGTGAATTTCCTCTTCAACTAGCTTGTTAATTATGTCAACTcttaagcattcatcaggttcaagttTATGCTTTATTGCTTTGAACAGGTTGAATTCCACCTTTTCATCTCCTACTTTGAGAGTTAATCACCCATTCTTAACGTCTATGATAGTTTTGGCAgttgccaagaaaggtcttccTAGGATGATAAGAATTTGGATATCCTCTTCCATTTCCAGGACAACAAAATCAACAGGAATAAGGAATTTTCCCATTTTGATGGGGATGTTTTCTAGGATGCTAATTGGGTACTTgacagatcgatcagccaattgcagtGAAATTATTGTGGGTTTGAGCTCTCCTACACCCAGCTTTtgacatattgatagaggcatcagATTCACACTTGCACCTAGATCACAGAATGCCTTGTCTATTTTCATGTTGCTAATAAGACAAGATATAGAGAAGCTCCTTGGATCCTTGAGATTTGGTGGCAGCTTATTTTGTAATATGGCATTGTATTCCTCTTTAAGAGCAACTGTCTCATACTCTTCCAACCTTCTCTTCTTTGAAAGAATTTCTTTAAGGAACTTAGCATATGATGGCATTTGAGAAAGTGCTTCTGTGAAGGGAATGTTAATTTAGAGTttttgtaaaacttctaaaaactttctAAACTGTTTATCCAGTTTAGCCTTCTAGAATCTCTGAGGAAAAAGTAGAGGAGGTCGATATGGCTCTGGTAActcctttttcttctttgtttCCTCTTCCTATTCCTTTTGAGCTTCTTTCTCTTTCTCCTCTGTTTGATTATCAGATTCATCAAAGGTTTTCTCTGTTGATTTTTCGTCTAGTGGTTGTTTTTCTAATGTTCTGCAGCTTTTCAAGGTAACTGCCTTACCACCTCTTTGGGGTTCATCTCTAGTTGACTTAGCAATTTACCAGTAGCCTTGCTTGAAAAACTTGCCTACTGAGCAATTTGGTTTTCAAGCATCTTATTGTGGGTGGCTAGTTGGTCCATTCTGAAAGCTAActattttatcatttcattctacTGTTGTTAGGCTGCTAGGaagccttccatcatggattccatagtcgACTTTGGTTCAGGTTGTTGGAGTTGAGGGGTGGTGGCGACTGTGCAAGGTTTTGTCCTTTGTTTTGAAAACCTAGGGGTGCTGGTGGTCTGTACCCTTACTGCTTGTTCATGGGTTGATTCTACAAGTTACCATGAGAAGTTAGGGTGGTTTCTCTATCCAGAgttataagtatttgaatatgaatTGTTGAGCTGCCTCTAGTTGAAGTTTCCTCCGTTATTCACATAGTTTTGCTGTTCTATAGAGGGTTCATTGAAGTTGTTACATTCTAAAGTCATACACCCTCCTCCACAGCTATCGCAATGCTAGTTGCTCATCCATAtagcattggcttgcattctgtCAAGTCTTTTGGTGAGCTGGTCAAACTGAGCATTTAACATGCTTAGGGCGTCCACTTCTAGGATCCCTGTTGGTCTTCTTATATCtcccctttcatttgaccactcatagttgTGATAAGTGACCCTTTCCAGAAGTTCAAGGGCTTGTGCTACTGTTTTCTCCATCAACTCTCCTTCCGCAGCTGAATCTACTGTGCTCCTTATAGAGGCTAATAACCCGTTATAGAAATTCTAAACtaggagccaatcttctatgccatggtgtggacattcctgtgtaagtctttatatctctcccatgcatcatagagtgattcaccttccttttgcctaaaggtgttgagttcaacccTCAACTTTGCAATCTTCACAGGGAGGAAATACCttactagaaaagcttgtgagaggtcttcctaagtggtgaatgttccagctggttAAAAAAGTagccacttccttgctctatctcgaagggagaatgggaatgctctgagtcttatagcttgatcagagactccattcatcttgaatgtgtcacataaggcaagaaagcactggaggtggtagTGTGGATCTTCTGTAGGTGAACTTCCAAACTGGGTCTGTTGAATCATCTTGAGCCATACCGGTTtgagttcaaaattattggccTCCACTGTGGGTCTTGTAATGCTGGGCTGGAATACTTAGATAGATGGGGCTACGTAGTCCCTCAAGGGTCTTGGCTGGTTGTTGTTGTTGGCCATGACTAGAGTTTTTAAAATTTCTTGATCTTGTTCTCGGTGTCTCCTTTCTTTCCTGATAGTTCTTAGAGTCCTATCTATCTCAGGATCCAAGTCCAAAAGCTCTTCCTCTGGTTTTGTTCTAGTCATGTACCAAACCAAATACCTGAGAGAAAgtaaaagaataaaaacaaattaaataaattaaataaatttaaatagtaaatgtaaatgtataaattagctaaattgcctatcgcctaATATTACTAGGAATAAATTCCCTGGCAATGGTGCTAAAAACTTCTTTGCTAGTTTTACAACTCCACAAGTGCAcggattgctaacaagtaataaagtagtgagtagagtattatCCCActaggaatttaattagcaagtaccaagTTACACGGTAATTATGACTGTCTAGGCTACCGAATATAATGGGACAGTGAATCTAATTTATCTTGAgtactaaaaactaagagaacaatgaacttaaaatgaaacaatctattaaaacaattccagaattaagatttcacactttaatcttattatggatttgatcatgtctattcattggattgaggatcgttgctttgatgaaaattaatcctagGGTATCTTAGGTGCCTTGTCCTCTCTCAAAgcacctaaggtgtatttcaattagagctaaaccctaatttcattggcgattagtcctaataaaaaccctttaagatctatgattaattatggaattccatgaaggatttcagcctatctctaggtcaaatttTCTAAGTTCAATATTTCGATTTTCCAATACTAACCTTCACCTTTTAGTTCTTCgattagtatcttatatcatgtctaagtgggtaccggCATATAGCATGTATTAAGAACATAAaacattaaatcaaagaacaaaactcgaatccaatagataaaactcaatatttgtccataataatgattacaagtgtTACTCTCCTAATTTTAGAATAAAGAAACTTCTCACTCAAAGTGAGTTTAGCAAATAtaacaaaagtaaaataaaagaacataaaagcagcctaaagaaatagaacaaaagaaccgaagagaATTCTCTATAGCCTTGAACTTGTGAAACTTTGATTAAGGGCTCCTCTTTGATGCTAATGCACTGTTCTTCAAGACGGCTTGAAGAGAATGATGAAGATGTGTGTATAAAGATCAGTGATCAGATTCAGAATCCTTTCTCTATTTTctgctgcttctatttatatttaatgtcctagggttaggttttttagAGTCCCAAAGGCATCAGAAGTCTATTCTAGGTGTAAAAACTGGAGCTGAAATCAAATTAGGAAGCTGGCTGTCGGCTGATACATGGCCTGTGTGTTACTACACAGCCTAGGGCCATGTATCTTACTGGAACTTGAAGGCTACATCTCGTATTTAGtcagaaggttacatgggtcttGGCTAGTTACGCAGGTCTAATTACATAGCTCATGTTCTGTTGTTCTTCTGGGAATTCTTCAAGCTTTTCCAGGAAGAATCTTACATGGGTCTCTGCAGGTTACATAGGTtgtgttacacggcccgtgtactgtgCTTCCTCTTTGGTTTCTTTGGTTTTCTCCTAGCAGTAAGTTACAAGGGTCTGTGGTAtatttacatgacccgtgtaaagtgtatcagcaatAATACTCTTCTTCTTGAGTTTTTCGAAGCTTCCTTCTTTACTCCTATGCTTTGGAACTCTCTTAAAACACCTGAAAATATATAGAAAACATAGAATTCAGTGCAGAGTAATGAAATTTACAAAAGTTCATGAATTTGatgattatgcatgaaattacctatctaaatgtTATGAAATGctgtacaaatgtgcttaaaaacatctatataatatagGTGTATCATATGCAAATTCTATCAATGGGAGGTACTTATCCCAACTCCCTCTAAAATCAATAATGCAACTTCTAACCATA comes from the Hevea brasiliensis isolate MT/VB/25A 57/8 chromosome 5, ASM3005281v1, whole genome shotgun sequence genome and includes:
- the LOC110666781 gene encoding uncharacterized protein LOC110666781: MPSYAKFLKEILSKKRRLEEYETVALKEEYNAILQNKLPPNLKDPRSFSISCLISNMKIDKAFCDLGASVNLMPLSICQKLGVGELKPTIISLQLADRSVKYPISILENIPIKMGKFLIPVDFVVLEMEEDIQILIILGRPFLATAKTIIDVKNGIKEALISAPIMQPPDWELPFEVMCDASDYVVGAILGQRKDKKLHAIYYASKILNDA